One genomic segment of Chitinophaga sancti includes these proteins:
- a CDS encoding FecR family protein yields the protein MAQGALNFNISDDLLTKYFAGEALPEEAMAIDGWRSSHTDNEGVFNASWVAWNATSHRSYFLPDKEVVWKAIAGKSKQPVRYIPWLAAASLITFIVLLSQQKVVHHRGTAAIQSLPDGSVARIAPGSEIRYAEKFKGNTRTIILKGNGAFDVTFDPDKPFVVETGPVTITVLGTSFHVSENDSLIMVQVTSGKVNMEEGGKNIVIGANQMGYYYKQWGTLFLETYHFVFDDEQLVDIITRLSIAYQKKISIKDTALARLRISSVFDNKRLEYVLDVITSTLNLKYTYLNSDEISIEAEE from the coding sequence ATGGCACAGGGAGCATTAAACTTTAACATCTCGGACGATCTGCTAACAAAATATTTTGCGGGGGAGGCTCTCCCGGAAGAAGCAATGGCCATTGATGGATGGAGGTCCAGTCATACAGATAATGAGGGGGTCTTCAATGCCAGCTGGGTTGCATGGAATGCTACCAGCCACCGGTCCTATTTTTTACCTGATAAGGAGGTCGTATGGAAGGCGATTGCCGGTAAATCAAAACAGCCCGTACGCTATATTCCATGGCTGGCTGCTGCCTCCCTGATAACGTTTATTGTGTTGTTATCTCAACAAAAAGTTGTTCATCATAGGGGTACTGCTGCGATACAATCCCTGCCAGATGGCTCTGTTGCCCGGATTGCTCCCGGCAGCGAAATAAGGTATGCTGAAAAATTTAAAGGGAATACACGTACTATTATATTGAAAGGAAACGGTGCTTTTGATGTAACCTTCGATCCGGATAAACCGTTTGTTGTAGAAACAGGGCCTGTTACCATCACTGTATTGGGTACAAGTTTCCATGTATCTGAAAATGATAGTCTTATTATGGTGCAGGTGACTTCAGGTAAAGTGAATATGGAGGAAGGAGGGAAGAATATTGTGATCGGGGCTAACCAAATGGGATATTACTACAAGCAATGGGGTACATTATTTCTGGAAACGTATCACTTTGTGTTCGATGACGAGCAGTTAGTGGATATCATCACAAGGTTGTCGATCGCATACCAGAAAAAGATCAGTATCAAAGATACCGCCCTTGCACGGCTCCGGATTTCCAGTGTGTTTGACAATAAACGTTTAGAGTATGTGCTGGATGTTATTACTTCTACACTTAATTTAAAATATACTTATCTGAATTCTGATGAAATATCTATTGAAGCAGAAGAGTAA
- a CDS encoding RNA polymerase sigma factor, translating to MKAIITNTDVLAGYLNEYFEILHRYAYTILKDSDEAKDAVQVIFMQLWEKRDAWLYVPILIDRIS from the coding sequence TTGAAAGCAATTATTACCAATACAGATGTACTAGCAGGTTACCTCAATGAATATTTTGAGATATTACACCGATATGCTTACACTATTCTGAAAGACAGCGACGAAGCAAAAGATGCCGTACAGGTGATCTTCATGCAACTATGGGAAAAGAGAGATGCCTGGTTATATGTACCTATACTTATTGACCGAATTTCATAA
- the groL gene encoding chaperonin GroEL (60 kDa chaperone family; promotes refolding of misfolded polypeptides especially under stressful conditions; forms two stacked rings of heptamers to form a barrel-shaped 14mer; ends can be capped by GroES; misfolded proteins enter the barrel where they are refolded when GroES binds), producing the protein MAKQIFFNIEARNKMKKGVDILADAVKVTLGPKGRNVVIEKKFGAPGLTKDGVSVAKEIELEDPIENMGAQMVKEVASKTADIAGDGTTTATVLAQAIISEGLKNVAAGANPMDLKRGIDKAVKAIVENLAGQSEKVGNDIQKIEQVAAISANNDFTIGKLIAEAMSKVTKDGVITVEEAKGTDTTVEVVEGMQFDRGYLSPYFITNSEKMHAELQNPYILIYDKKISTLKDILHILEKIVQNGQQLLIISEDLEGEALATLVVNKLRGQLKVAAVKAPGFGDRRKEMLQDIATLTGGIVISEEQGYKLENADLSYLGRAESVTIDKDNTTVVGGRGEKEAIQGRINQIKAQIEVTTSDYDREKLQERLAKLSGGVAVLYVGAATEVEMKEKKDRVDDALHATRAAVEEGIVPGGGVAYIRAIESLESLKVENEDEQTGIAIVKRAIEEPLRQITANAGIEGSIVVQKVKEGKGDFGFNARTEVYENLLAAGVIDPAKVTRIALENAASIAGMLLTTECVIADKPEPKSAAPAMPGGHGMGMDY; encoded by the coding sequence ATGGCAAAGCAAATATTCTTTAACATCGAAGCCCGTAACAAAATGAAGAAGGGCGTTGATATTCTGGCAGATGCTGTTAAAGTAACCCTGGGCCCAAAAGGTCGTAACGTTGTTATTGAGAAGAAATTTGGCGCACCTGGTCTGACTAAAGACGGTGTAAGCGTGGCTAAAGAAATTGAACTGGAAGACCCAATTGAGAACATGGGTGCCCAGATGGTAAAGGAAGTGGCTTCCAAAACCGCAGATATTGCTGGTGATGGTACGACTACTGCAACCGTTCTGGCTCAGGCAATCATCAGCGAAGGTCTGAAGAACGTAGCTGCTGGTGCAAACCCAATGGATCTGAAACGTGGTATCGACAAGGCTGTTAAGGCTATCGTTGAAAACCTGGCAGGTCAGTCTGAAAAAGTTGGTAACGACATTCAGAAAATCGAGCAGGTTGCTGCTATCTCTGCAAACAACGACTTTACCATTGGTAAACTGATCGCTGAAGCAATGAGCAAAGTAACCAAAGATGGTGTAATCACTGTAGAAGAAGCGAAAGGTACTGACACTACTGTAGAAGTAGTAGAAGGTATGCAGTTTGACCGTGGTTATCTGTCTCCATACTTCATCACCAACAGCGAGAAAATGCACGCTGAGCTGCAGAATCCTTACATCCTGATCTACGACAAAAAGATCAGCACCCTGAAGGACATCCTGCATATCCTGGAAAAAATCGTTCAGAACGGCCAGCAACTGCTGATCATTTCTGAAGACCTGGAAGGTGAAGCACTGGCTACCCTGGTTGTAAACAAACTGCGTGGTCAGCTGAAAGTAGCTGCTGTAAAAGCTCCTGGTTTCGGTGACAGAAGAAAAGAAATGCTGCAGGATATCGCTACCCTGACTGGTGGTATCGTAATCAGCGAAGAACAAGGTTACAAGCTGGAAAATGCTGACCTGAGCTACCTCGGTCGTGCAGAATCCGTAACTATCGATAAAGACAATACTACCGTTGTAGGTGGTAGAGGCGAAAAAGAAGCTATCCAGGGTCGCATTAATCAGATCAAAGCTCAGATCGAAGTAACAACTTCTGACTATGATCGTGAAAAACTGCAGGAACGTCTGGCTAAGCTGAGCGGCGGTGTTGCTGTACTGTACGTAGGTGCTGCTACCGAAGTTGAGATGAAAGAGAAGAAAGACCGTGTAGACGATGCACTGCACGCTACCCGTGCGGCTGTAGAAGAAGGTATCGTACCTGGTGGTGGTGTTGCTTACATCCGCGCTATCGAATCTCTGGAAAGCCTGAAAGTAGAGAACGAAGATGAGCAGACTGGTATCGCAATCGTTAAACGTGCGATTGAAGAGCCGCTGCGTCAGATCACTGCTAACGCAGGTATCGAAGGTTCTATCGTAGTTCAGAAAGTGAAAGAAGGTAAAGGTGACTTTGGCTTCAACGCTCGTACTGAAGTTTACGAAAACCTGCTGGCTGCTGGTGTAATCGACCCTGCTAAGGTGACTCGTATCGCACTGGAAAATGCTGCTTCAATTGCTGGTATGCTGCTGACCACTGAGTGTGTGATTGCAGATAAGCCAGAGCCTAAATCCGCAGCTCCTGCAATGCCAGGTGGTCACGGTATGGGTATGGATTACTAA
- the groES gene encoding co-chaperone GroES — protein sequence MAKDLSIKPLADRVIVKPAAAEEKTAGGIIIPDTAKEKPQRGTVVAAGPGKKDEPVTVKVGDTVLYGKYSGTEISIEGGDYLIMRESDILAIV from the coding sequence ATGGCAAAAGATTTAAGTATTAAACCCTTAGCTGACAGGGTGATTGTGAAACCCGCAGCAGCAGAAGAAAAGACCGCTGGTGGTATCATCATCCCGGATACTGCGAAAGAAAAACCACAGAGAGGTACTGTAGTAGCGGCTGGTCCCGGTAAAAAAGATGAGCCGGTAACTGTGAAAGTTGGTGATACTGTACTGTATGGTAAATATTCCGGTACAGAGATCAGTATTGAAGGTGGCGATTACTTAATCATGCGTGAGTCTGACATTTTAGCAATTGTTTAA